From Paenibacillus sp. V4I7, one genomic window encodes:
- a CDS encoding arabinan endo-1,5-alpha-L-arabinosidase, whose amino-acid sequence MTVAVLLLAGCSIGGGGSLQSKLKYPDAPPSYPMFDTDNLHNELAWNTNNTHDPAIIKEDDTYYVFSTDAKVGGKAKPGIMVRKSKDLIQWEWVGYAFDGVPKQAAEWTGAQGLWAPDVKKFGDTFYLYYSASTFGSNQSFIGVATSSSLEGPWTDQGEVIKTGVGDKPNAIDPNIVLDASGDPWFVFGSFFGGIYTSPLDPKTGKLKEPGFGTKIATRDHKTESGAVEGPYIVYHSELKKYYLFVSFDSLSQDYNVRVGRSDSMTGPYLDVNGRDLMDDKYEAQFEIGNKILGGYKFQEGDGWIAPGHNSVLQDGDHTYIVHHARPQQDMNWMYLHVRKILWTQDGWPVVSPERYTGETVQDIPKASIAGEWERIVMDKMIDGQVESDELKLLKGGKINNSDSKDYWEFDGKHTLTLYWYDGEELASQEIVMMLPSWDWELNRSTLVFTGMNNRGTAIWGKQLPQAAK is encoded by the coding sequence TCTCCTTCTCGCAGGTTGTTCCATCGGAGGAGGAGGAAGTTTGCAGTCGAAGTTAAAGTATCCAGATGCGCCTCCAAGCTATCCAATGTTTGATACGGATAACCTTCATAACGAATTGGCGTGGAATACGAACAATACACATGATCCTGCAATTATAAAAGAAGACGATACCTATTATGTTTTTTCAACGGATGCTAAAGTTGGCGGTAAGGCTAAGCCTGGTATTATGGTTAGGAAATCAAAGGATCTCATTCAATGGGAATGGGTCGGATACGCTTTTGATGGAGTACCCAAGCAAGCGGCGGAATGGACAGGGGCTCAAGGTTTATGGGCACCTGATGTTAAGAAATTCGGCGATACGTTCTATTTATATTATTCGGCATCGACCTTCGGTTCGAACCAATCATTCATTGGCGTAGCGACAAGTTCTTCCTTAGAGGGACCTTGGACTGACCAAGGAGAAGTAATAAAGACGGGTGTCGGCGATAAGCCGAATGCGATTGATCCGAACATTGTATTGGATGCGTCGGGAGATCCATGGTTTGTATTCGGTTCTTTCTTCGGGGGGATTTATACCTCTCCGCTAGATCCGAAAACAGGCAAGTTGAAAGAGCCTGGTTTTGGTACAAAGATTGCGACCAGGGATCATAAAACGGAATCCGGAGCGGTAGAAGGCCCTTATATTGTTTATCATTCGGAGCTGAAGAAATATTACCTATTTGTTTCCTTTGATTCGTTGTCACAGGATTACAATGTGCGGGTAGGTAGATCGGACTCCATGACAGGTCCATATTTGGATGTGAATGGAAGAGATCTTATGGACGATAAGTATGAAGCCCAGTTTGAGATCGGCAACAAAATATTGGGTGGCTATAAGTTCCAAGAAGGCGATGGATGGATTGCGCCTGGACATAATTCCGTGCTGCAGGATGGGGATCATACTTATATCGTCCATCATGCTCGTCCGCAGCAGGATATGAACTGGATGTATCTCCACGTTAGAAAAATATTGTGGACCCAAGACGGCTGGCCGGTCGTATCACCGGAAAGATATACTGGAGAGACCGTTCAAGATATCCCTAAGGCGAGCATAGCAGGCGAATGGGAACGAATCGTGATGGATAAAATGATCGACGGCCAAGTTGAATCGGACGAGTTAAAGCTTTTAAAAGGCGGGAAAATCAACAATTCTGATTCCAAGGACTACTGGGAATTCGATGGAAAGCATACCCTAACGCTTTATTGGTACGATGGTGAGGAGCTGGCATCTCAGGAAATAGTTATGATGCTGCCGTCATGGGATTGGGAGCTTAATCGTTCAACTCTTGTCTTTACAGGCATGAATAATCGAGGTACGGCTATATGGGGGAAACAGCTTCCACAAGCAGCTAAGTAA
- a CDS encoding pirin family protein: MIQVFPAHTRNTTDLGWLKSHKNFSFGDYFDEDNVGFGVMRVCNDDDIAAGRGFGPHPHSDMEIVSIVLSGAIKHEDSLGHVAVTGVNGVQRMSAGSGVIHAEYNASDTEPMSLFQLWFMPSKRGLEPSFENVTYEPEALINTLLPVVTPEGGEHAAKIHQDMSIYLSKLEAGKELVFKQGENRRIFLMLISGKLSANDAVLETKDSARMEAEQTVEIRAIEDTHFMLIDLP, from the coding sequence GTGATTCAAGTTTTCCCTGCGCATACGCGTAATACAACCGATCTGGGCTGGCTTAAGAGCCATAAGAATTTCTCGTTCGGCGATTATTTTGATGAGGATAATGTAGGTTTCGGGGTTATGCGTGTTTGTAATGACGATGATATTGCTGCCGGTCGAGGCTTCGGTCCACATCCCCATAGCGATATGGAGATTGTCAGCATCGTTCTCAGCGGAGCCATTAAACACGAAGATAGCTTGGGGCATGTTGCGGTAACGGGTGTGAATGGCGTGCAGCGAATGTCAGCTGGAAGCGGCGTTATACATGCCGAGTATAATGCGTCGGATACGGAACCGATGAGCCTATTTCAACTTTGGTTCATGCCTTCTAAGCGGGGCTTGGAGCCGTCCTTTGAGAATGTCACTTATGAACCTGAAGCATTGATAAACACGCTGCTGCCGGTAGTTACACCCGAGGGAGGCGAGCATGCAGCCAAGATACACCAAGATATGAGTATTTACCTCAGCAAGTTGGAAGCGGGCAAAGAGCTTGTGTTTAAACAAGGAGAGAATCGCCGTATTTTTCTTATGCTTATCAGCGGGAAGTTATCTGCTAATGATGCTGTATTGGAAACTAAGGATAGCGCGCGTATGGAAGCTGAACAAACGGTTGAGATTCGTGCGATAGAAGATACACATTTCATGCTAATCGATCTGCCATAA
- a CDS encoding nitric oxide synthase oxygenase yields the protein MKVQNQLLEKAIPFIKECCSELGQSSGEIDARLTEITETIRYKGYYEHTLQELEHGAKMAWRNSNRCIGRLFWETLTVHDARYIETEEQMAEALFRHIETATNGGKIRPVITIFPPTHDSAQGAFIHNDQLVRYAGYETDNGILGDPASIHITALSQSLGWQGAGTPYDVLPLVVQMGDRKPKLFEIPTELVLEVDITHPDIAAFDDLHLKWYAVPIVSNMYLEIGGIHYPAAPFNGWYMGTEIGARNFADQARYDMLPRVASVMGLDTRRDASLWKDRALVELNVAVLHSFQQQGVAIVDHHTAARQFKSFEEKEQKVGRDVTGDWSWLIPPLSPATTHIFHQHYSNEVKLPNFFYRHEG from the coding sequence ATGAAAGTGCAGAATCAATTGCTAGAGAAAGCAATACCTTTTATCAAGGAATGTTGTAGTGAACTAGGCCAAAGCTCGGGCGAAATCGATGCTCGTCTTACTGAAATTACCGAAACCATTAGGTATAAAGGTTACTACGAACATACCCTTCAAGAGCTTGAGCATGGGGCCAAAATGGCATGGCGCAACAGCAACCGTTGTATCGGGCGATTGTTCTGGGAAACACTGACGGTACACGATGCTCGTTATATTGAAACCGAAGAACAGATGGCTGAGGCACTTTTTCGTCATATAGAAACGGCGACCAATGGCGGCAAAATCCGTCCAGTGATTACGATTTTCCCACCTACGCATGATTCGGCTCAGGGAGCCTTTATTCATAATGACCAACTTGTCCGTTACGCGGGCTATGAAACTGACAATGGGATTCTCGGTGACCCAGCTTCTATTCATATAACTGCGTTAAGCCAATCGCTTGGATGGCAGGGGGCTGGGACGCCTTACGACGTGCTGCCGCTTGTTGTTCAAATGGGAGATCGGAAACCAAAGCTGTTCGAGATTCCTACCGAGCTCGTCCTGGAAGTGGATATTACACATCCGGACATAGCAGCGTTCGATGATTTGCATCTCAAATGGTATGCCGTACCGATCGTCTCGAATATGTACCTTGAAATCGGAGGGATTCATTACCCTGCTGCGCCATTCAATGGTTGGTACATGGGCACTGAGATCGGAGCGCGAAACTTTGCCGACCAAGCGAGATATGACATGCTGCCGCGTGTAGCGTCTGTCATGGGTCTGGATACTCGGCGCGATGCCTCCCTTTGGAAAGATAGGGCGCTTGTTGAGTTAAATGTGGCTGTGCTGCATTCGTTTCAACAGCAAGGTGTAGCTATTGTGGATCATCATACAGCGGCGAGGCAATTTAAGAGTTTTGAAGAGAAAGAGCAGAAGGTCGGTCGTGATGTCACGGGTGATTGGTCGTGGTTGATCCCGCCGCTATCTCCGGCGACAACGCATATTTTCCATCAGCATTATTCAAATGAAGTGAAGCTGCCTAACTTTTTTTATCGGCATGAGGGCTGA
- the rarD gene encoding EamA family transporter RarD, whose amino-acid sequence MKKGLWYAILAYTAWGLLPIYWRSFDSLLAGEILSHRVIWSFVFMAILLLIGKSGWTEFRKMVTNGKMLLQIGVSSILISSNWLIFIWAVNNGHVIETSLGYYITPLINIMLAVLFLREKPSRSQWVAVALAGAGVLLATIDYGRFPWVSLSLAFSFGLYSLVKKRVSYDASIGLAGETVIVFPIAVAYIAYLHFAHHDSAWTLPPISLALLLLSGVATALPLLWFAKAAARLPLSMLGFIQYIGPSITLLLSVFVFKEKFSPVLLISFSLIWTALIVYAFASMRVARTRTSIAK is encoded by the coding sequence ATGAAAAAAGGGCTTTGGTACGCCATTCTTGCCTATACCGCATGGGGCTTGCTGCCTATTTATTGGAGATCTTTTGACTCTTTGCTTGCTGGTGAAATATTGTCTCACCGAGTCATCTGGTCATTTGTTTTCATGGCCATTCTCTTACTGATAGGGAAAAGTGGATGGACTGAATTTCGTAAGATGGTTACGAACGGGAAAATGCTGCTCCAGATCGGAGTCAGCAGCATTTTAATCAGCTCCAATTGGCTGATATTCATTTGGGCCGTCAATAACGGCCATGTCATCGAGACGAGTCTGGGGTATTATATTACTCCCCTAATTAATATCATGCTGGCGGTCCTGTTTTTGCGTGAAAAACCAAGCCGTAGTCAGTGGGTGGCCGTTGCTTTGGCAGGTGCCGGCGTTTTGCTGGCAACCATCGATTATGGCAGATTTCCATGGGTTTCTCTCTCACTAGCGTTTTCCTTCGGTCTGTACAGTCTTGTGAAAAAGAGAGTTTCCTACGATGCCTCTATCGGGTTAGCAGGTGAAACCGTCATTGTCTTCCCCATAGCAGTAGCGTATATTGCCTACTTACACTTTGCGCATCATGATTCCGCATGGACGTTACCGCCTATCTCTTTAGCATTGCTATTATTGTCAGGTGTTGCAACCGCTTTGCCTCTATTATGGTTTGCTAAGGCGGCTGCTCGGCTGCCTCTTTCCATGCTGGGATTCATTCAGTACATTGGTCCTTCCATTACGCTGCTTTTAAGTGTGTTCGTATTTAAAGAGAAATTCTCTCCCGTGCTTCTCATCAGTTTCTCCTTGATCTGGACAGCGCTGATCGTTTACGCATTTGCGTCGATGCGGGTGGCGAGAACGAGAACTTCTATAGCGAAGTAG